From the Deltaproteobacteria bacterium genome, one window contains:
- a CDS encoding response regulator, with the protein MAQASNSILVVEDDQDVRDALATVLETEGYSVARAADGQEALGQLRASSAPCVILLDLYMPVMNGWAFRDEQLRDPKLASIPVIVVSADTMVARRAADLGAAGYVGKPIDFDRLLALVATHCA; encoded by the coding sequence ATAGCGCAGGCGAGCAATAGCATCCTGGTCGTGGAGGATGATCAGGACGTACGTGATGCGCTGGCCACGGTCCTGGAGACCGAGGGCTACAGCGTCGCCAGGGCCGCGGATGGGCAGGAGGCGCTTGGTCAGCTGCGAGCGTCCTCGGCTCCCTGTGTCATCCTGCTCGATCTCTACATGCCCGTGATGAACGGCTGGGCCTTTCGCGACGAGCAGCTTCGCGATCCGAAGCTGGCGTCGATCCCGGTGATCGTGGTCTCCGCGGACACCATGGTGGCCAGAAGGGCGGCCGACCTCGGTGCCGCGGGCTACGTGGGCAAGCCCATCGACTTCGACCGGCTGCTCGCGCTGGTGGCGACGCACTGCGCGTGA